Proteins encoded together in one Drosophila gunungcola strain Sukarami chromosome 2R unlocalized genomic scaffold, Dgunungcola_SK_2 000013F, whole genome shotgun sequence window:
- the LOC128256020 gene encoding heat shock 70 kDa protein cognate 5, which yields MLRVPKFLPRLARQAGVVPSNISVASSMFRNLPGASNGLSVQQRYKSGEVKGAVIGIDLGTTNSCLAVMEGKQAKVIENAEGARTTPSHVAFTKDGERLVGMPAKRQAVTNSANTFYATKRLIGRRFDDPEVKKDITNLSYKVVKASNGDAWVSSTDGKVYSPSQIGAFILIKMKETAEAYLNTPVKNAVVTVPAYFNDSQRQATKDAGQIAGLNVLRVINEPTAAALAYGMDKTEDKIIAVYDLGGGTFDISILEIQKGVFEVKSTNGDTLLGGEDFDNHIVNFLVAEFKKDSGIDIRKDNIAMQRLKEAAEKAKCELSSSQQTDINLPYLTMDAAGPQHMNLKMTRSKLESLVGDLIKRTIQPCQKALSDAEVAKSEIGEVLLVGGMTRMPKVQSTVQELFGRQPSRSVNPDEAVAVGAAVQGGVLAGDVTDVLLLDVTPLSLGIETLGGVFTRLISRNTTIPTKKSQVFSTASDGQTQVEIKVHQGEREMANDNKLLGAFTLVGIPPAPRGVPQIEVVFDIDANGIVHVSAKDKGTGKEQQIVIQSSGGLSKDEIENMIKKAEEYATADKQKRELIEIVNQGESIVHDTETKMEEFKSQLPAEECEKLKKEIADLRTLLANKETADLEEVRKATSSLQQSSLKLFELAYKKMSAERESGAGAGAGSSDSSSSSDTSGDAKKEEKN from the exons ATGCTGCGCGTACCCAAGTTTCTGCCCCGTCTCGCCCGCCAGGCCGGCGTGGTGCCCTCCAACATTTCGGTGGCTTCTAGCATGTTCCGC AATCTGCCAGGTGCTAGCAATGGATTGTCGGTGCAGCAGCGTTACAA GTCTGGCGAGGTCAAAGGTGCTGTTATTGGCATCGATCTGGGCACCACCAACTCCTGCCTGGCCGTCATGGAGGGCAAGCAGGCCAAGGTAATCGAGAACGCCGAGGGAGCCCGTACAACACCCTCGCATGTCGCCTTCACCAAGGACGGCGAACGCCTGGTGGGCATGCCCGCCAAGCGCCAGGCGGTGACCAACTCGGCCAACACCTTCTACGCCACCAAGCGCCTGATCGGCAGACGTTTCGATGATCCCGAGGTGAAGAAGGACATCACCAACCTGTCGTACAAGGTCGTCAAGGCCTCCAATGGCGATGCCTGGGTCTCCTCCACCGACGGCAAGGTGTACTCCCCCTCCCAGATCGGTGCTTTCATCCTCATCAAGATGAAGGAGACAGCCGAAGCGTACCTGAACACTCCCGTGAAGAACGCCGTGGTCACCGTGCCCGCCTACTTCAACGACTCCCAGCGCCAGGCCACCAAGGATGCCGGTCAGATCGCCGGACTCAATGTGCTGCGCGTGATCAACGAGCCCACTGCTGCCGCTCTGGCCTACGGAATGGACAAGACGGAGGATAAAAT CATTGCCGTTTACGATTTGGGTGGCGGCACCTTCGATATTTCGATTCTGGAGATCCAAAAGGGCGTGTTCGAGGTCAAGTCTACCAACGGTGATACCCTGCTGGGCGGTGAGGACTTCGACAACCACATCGTCAACTTTCTGGTGGCCGAGTTCAAGAAGGACAGTGGAATTGACATCCGCAAGGACAACATTGCCATGCAGCGCCTGAAGGAGGCCGCCGAGAAGGCCAAGTGCGAGCTGTCCTCCTCCCAGCAGACTGACATCAATCTGCCCTATCTGACCATGGATGCCGCCGGTCCCCAGCACATGAACCTGAAGATGACCCGCTCCAAGCTGGAGAGCCTGGTGGGCGATCTGATCAAGCGCACCATCCAGCCCTGCCAGAAGGCTCTGTCCGATGCCGAGGTCGCGAAGTCTGAGATCGGAGAGGTGCTCTTGGTGGGCGGTATGACCCGTATGCCCAAGGTGCAGTCCACCGTGCAGGAGCTCTTCGGACGCCAGCCCTCGCGCTCTGTGAATCCCGATGAGGCTGTGGCCGTTGGTGCCGCTGTCCAGGGTGGTGTGTTGGCCGGTGATGTCACCGATGTGCTTCTGCTCGACGTTACCCCCCTGTCGCTGGGTATCGAGACTCTGGGTGGAGTGTTCACCCGTCTGATTTCCCGCAACACGACGATTCCCACCAAGAAGTCGCAGGTCTTCTCGACGGCCAGCGATGGCCAGACCCAGGTGGAGATCAAGGTGCACCAAGGCGAGCGTGAGATGGCCAACGACAACAAGCTGCTCGGCGCCTTCACACTGGTGGGAATTCCCCCGGCACCCCGCGGCGTGCCGCAGATCGAGGTGGTGTTCGACATCGATGCCAACGGCATTGTGCACGTGTCGGCCAAGGACAAGGGCACCGGCAAGGAGCAGCAGATCGTCATCCAGTCCAGCGGAGGTCTGAGTAAGGACGAAATTGAGAACATGATCAAAAAGGCCGAGGAATACGCTACAGCCGACAAGCAAAAGCGTGAGCTGATCGAGATCGTCAACCAGGGCGAGAGCATAGTCCACGACACCGAGACCAAGATGGAGGAGTTCAAGAGCCAGCTGCCCGCCGAGGAG TGCGAGAAGCTGAAGAAGGAGATTGCTGATCTGCGCACGTTGCTGGCCAACAAGGAGACCGCCGACCTTGAGGAAGTCAGGAAGGCCACCTCTTCGCTGCAGCAGTCGTCCCTCAAGCTCTTCGAGCTGGCCTACAAGAAG ATGTCTGCGGAGCGCGAGAGCGgcgctggagctggagctggatcTTCCGACAGCAGCAGTTCAAGCGACACTTCTGGCGATGCCAAGAAGGAAGAGAAGAACTAA